The genomic DNA CGAGGATTTTTAATTCCCCTTACTTTCTCAGCGTATACAGATCCCATTACTGCATATTGATATAAATGAATTGGTTTTGCATCAACGTTTGCTCCAACATCTAACATAACAAAACCTTCTCCATCAACGGTTGGCATTGTAGGGGATAAAGCTGGTCGCTCAATTCCTTCCATACGACCTACAACAAACAATCCTGCCGCCATTAAAGCTCCTGTACTACCAGCTGATATACAAGCATCCGCTACGCCGTCTTTCACTTGCTGCGCTGCTAGTACCATTGAAGCTTGTTTTTTTCGACGAACCGCTCTTACTGGTTCATCTGTCGATTCAATTTTTTCATCTGTATGAAGTATAGTAATTCGTTCTTCACTCGTTAAGTATTGACGAATTTCCTCTTCTTTCCCTACTAACGTAATATGTAAATCAGAGTATTCCTTAATAGCTTTCATTGCTCCTAATACGACCGCCTTTGGAGCATGATCGCCGCCCATTGCATCTATTGCGATTTTCATAAGTTGTTACCTTCCTCACTGTAATTACTAGATCGATACATTTCAAAAGTGCCTGTAAAAACAAGTTCTTCTCCAACGAAGCTACGCACTTTGACAACCGTCCGTCCTTTATCATTCTCTACATCTTCAACGCGCACTTTTGCAACAACACGCTCTCCTAATTTTACAGGACGAATGTATCGAATGGTAGACTTTGCAGTTAAAGCTAATTCTTCATCAATAACCGCAACAGCTAGTGAGTTGGCTTGGGCAAACAAGTGATGCCCACGGGCAATTTGATTTCTTTTAAATACGTGTTCTATCTTCACTTCAAAGATAGAAATCGCGTGTCTATCTAATTCTATATCAATAATTTCTCCGACAACCTCTTCTAACGGTAAAGATTTCACATCTTCTTCATGTTGCTTTGTAGCTACATGTTTAATTCTTTCTCTTAATTCAGGAATAGATAATTCCATACGATCAAGACGTACGGTTTGTATACTCACTTGAAATTTTTCTGCTAAATCTTCATCCGTAATAAAAGGATTCGTTTCTATAGTTTGTTGTAATAATTCTTGTCTTTCTTTTTTACTTCTTCTTTTTTTCATACCGCACCATCCATTTTTATGACTAGGTACTAACAGTAGTATATAATCAATAAAAGTAG from Bacillus basilensis includes the following:
- the fapR gene encoding transcription factor FapR, with protein sequence MKKRRSKKERQELLQQTIETNPFITDEDLAEKFQVSIQTVRLDRMELSIPELRERIKHVATKQHEEDVKSLPLEEVVGEIIDIELDRHAISIFEVKIEHVFKRNQIARGHHLFAQANSLAVAVIDEELALTAKSTIRYIRPVKLGERVVAKVRVEDVENDKGRTVVKVRSFVGEELVFTGTFEMYRSSNYSEEGNNL
- the plsX gene encoding phosphate acyltransferase PlsX — encoded protein: MKIAIDAMGGDHAPKAVVLGAMKAIKEYSDLHITLVGKEEEIRQYLTSEERITILHTDEKIESTDEPVRAVRRKKQASMVLAAQQVKDGVADACISAGSTGALMAAGLFVVGRMEGIERPALSPTMPTVDGEGFVMLDVGANVDAKPIHLYQYAVMGSVYAEKVRGIKNPRVGLLNVGTEDGKGNELSKQVFTMLKDAPINFVGNVESRDLLQGVADVVVCDGFTGNVALKSLEGTALALFSMLKEQLMSSFTSKLAAAVLKPKLMVLKDKMDYSEYGGAALFGLKAPVIKAHGSSNEQSIFSAIRQTREMVAKEVIPTISSVMEKEPLQ